AAATTGATCGATTAGAATGTCAACTAAGCTATGCGTTGGGGACAAGTATAGACAATTAACGTAGTTTTAAGTAAGCAAGAAAATTCTTGGAGTGAAAATCATAGCTACTATAGCCTCCAATCCCACCACTAGCTACAAGGTTTctggaaaaacaaaaataaaaacgtAATTAACCCTTAGGAAGACTATGAATTACTTTTTGTCTGTAAAACACCCTAGGATTGAAAACCCTAGCCACAATAAGGTTTTGAATTtagttagagcaagttcacctgttgggtcaccaggtcacctactattcactgctttttagtgtttatttccaCTCTCTGGGTCACAGGCACAGTTTCCAATAAGACCTGGGTCACCAGGTCGGCTTGCAGGTCACTAGGCTGACCCAGAGTGACACATAACGACCCaaggcacgaaatacactgtactcgtgacccagagagtgaaaatacacataaaaaatagtgaatagtaggtgacatGGTGACCCACGGGTGAATTTACTCTTAGTCTTCGAGAATGACCAGCTTCATGTAGCTCTCATGATCGTGCTGGTTGTGGCGCAAGATGGTTTGGTGTACTTTTCTAAGATGAATAAAGTGTCTTCCTCTTAATTAAACAGATAGACCCATACAACTTCTTCAATGTCATTAAGAAACAAACGGCTGATCAATAACTTGGGGTTTAGTAGAAACACCATTTTTCCCGCTGCATATCCATCTGATGATGTTAGTAAGGTTTAAATTTATAATATTCAAGATGTTAGTTATTTTAAATAATCAACAAATCACAACTGACAGATAGAAACTCAATAAGTTTGGATTGGTCAAAAGTTATCTTATGCTTAGACACAAGCTTTTGTGAGTGTGATTGAACAACATATACATTTCAAGTcactattattaaaaaaaaaaaaaattgggtaaatgagataGTCTATGGAGATATCATCGGTACCGTTGGACCTCATTAATTTATATATGTCAGCAATTACTCTCAACCCTAAATCCATGCACTCGAAAACTCCGCGCTCTACAATAGTCAACTCGCTTGTTATTCTGTTTGCTTTTTAATTCCTCAAAAAATAATTTCATTGCCGAAATTATTCGTCAAAATATACGACTCATTTAAACACATTTAATGAAATTCACCAACAACAACTATATTCCTGTTACACTCCATATCGTTACTAGCAAAGATGTCATCGCTTGTTTAAGTTGTTGTAACTCCAGATCACATTTCAAAAAAGTAGTAGTCTCATTACTTCATGCTCCAAGTTGTTCCACTATCCACTAAACAAGACCAGATAATTAACATTTAATTGCAATTATTTCTTCCTAAAGTTCTTACAAATGACCACACTAAATGGCAAAACCATCCCAAAGACAAAAGGTTAAAACATCCAAAAGTCAAAAGAGCTCCATGGTCCAAGTGTTTTATCCAGTCAACTGCCCCCATCTTGTCttcttttacttttactttatCCCTCTTGGGTAAACAAATGTCATCCACCATTGACCATCCCCTGTTTTTCTGTTCGGAAAAAATTTACATTTCAACAAGAAGAGGACCCACAGCACACGTCGGACTCACAACGGCCCGCTACCATCTTTTTAGCCGTATCTAGTCCAATGAGGGGCATTTTCGTCAACAAAAAGCCACGAGCAAACGgagaaacagaagaaaacaCAAGACTAGCAGCAGTAGTGCGTCTCCATTCTTTCACCGACGAATGTGGCGCCGGGGCCCACGCGTTAACGACAAACGGAAGCGGGGGCGCGAAAGacggtaatttttttttcccctctctGGTCCCCAACTGACCGTTGATCACGGACCAACAGAGACCGGCGTTTCCGACCCGTCAGATCAACGACTTGGAAACCAACGGCCTCAGTCGTCGGTGACCCCCCGTTGGTAAACAGTGAAATTACAAATATTATAAAACCAGGGGTTAAAACTCAGAACCAACCCAACGACGTCGTTTAGGTCGGGAATGTGggatatttaaaaataataagcTATATAAAACACAGACATACTCTCTGTAATAGCCTGTGTCCTCTGCCTCCTTCTTCCCCTGGTTTCATTTGCTTTTCTTGGGTTCTGTTGGTTAAGCTTTTCATGCTGCGCTGGTTTGGCTTTGGCGTGCTTGGTTAAACCCGAACCAAACGGAATTTCGTTTCGCCCCCTCTTTTATCTTTCTCGATTTTCTCAACCCATTTCCAGAGTGAGCATGAGTTTCGTTGTTGGTGAATTCTGATTGGGGCAACAAAAGCATTGATTGTCACCTGAATTGTTCGTTATGGATTCGACTCGGTCCGAAATGCAAGAGCCGAGTATTGATACCGATAAGCTGAGCTACGAGATATTCTCGATTCTGGAGAGTAAGTTTTTGTTTGGGTATGACGATCAGAAGCTGTGGGTGCCGAAGCAGATCTCTCCGCCGGCGACTGAGCCGAAAGCCGAGGCCCAGCCCGACCAGAATGCCGTGATCAAGAACCAGAGAGGCAAAATCTGCATACTCAGCATCGACGGCGGAGGCATGCGCGGGATTCTCTCCGGCAAGGCCCTGGCGTATCTCGAGAACGCGCTCAAGCTGAAATCGGGCAACCCCGACGCCAGAATCGCCGATTACTTCGACGTCTCCGCCGGCGCCGGCGTCGGGGGCATTTTCACCGCCATGCTCTTCGCCACCAGGGACCAGAGCCGGCCGATATTCAAGGCCGACGACACGTGGCGGTTCCTCGTTGATCAGGGGAAGAGGTTTTACAACAACCGCTCGTCGTCGTCGTCCTCCTCCTCCGGCGGGTTCCTGCGGTGGTTCATTCGCGGCGGGTCGGGTTCCGGCTCCGGCTCGACCACGTCTGCCACGGCCGGGCTGGAGAAGGCGATGAGAGAGGCCTTCGCCGACAGCAGCAGGAGCCTGACGCTGAGGGACACATTGAAGCCGGTTCTGATACCCTGCTACGACCTCTCCAGTACGGCGCCGTTTCTGTTCTCCCGGGCCGACGCGCTCGAGACCGAGAGCTACGACTTCCGCCTCTGGGAGGTCTGCCGCGCCACGTCAGCCGAGCCGGGTCTTTTCGAGCCGGTCCAAATGCGGTCCGTGAACAGCCAGACCAGTTGCCTGGCCGTGGACGGCGGCCTGGCCATGAGCAACCCGACCGCCGCGGCCATCACGCACGTGCTGCACAACAAGCAGGAGTTCCCGTTCGTGCGAGGGGTGGAGGACCTTTTGGTCCTTTCCATCGGGAGCGGGCAGTTTCTAGAAGCGAGCCACGAGTACGAGCAGGTCAAGAGGTGGAAGGCCAAGGAGTGGGCCCGCCCCATGGCCCGCATCTCCGGCGACGGCTCCGCTGACCTCGTTGACCAGTCCGTCGCCATGGCCTTCGGTCAGTCCGGCAGCACCAACTACGTCCGCATCCAGGTACCATATAATATATAGCCCTAAAACCTCCACTAACAAGCGCCACCGTGCGCATTTTAATTTTGCGGTGCCGTAAACTTTTGTTTTGATGTCGTCGGAAAATCATTACCGGGCAGTGCAAGTGATCCGGCATCTATTAGATTCTCTCGTGTTAGCCTTTTTTCCGGTGCATGGAGTGGAGACACTGTTGGCCAGGCTGTTAGTCCCTGTAGGATGTTGATACATGTAAAATGTGTAGATACAACACGTATGCGCGAGGCTAACGTGCGCGGGGGTTTTTGGGTTCATGCAATTGAATGGTGGCGTTCCGTAACGTAACGTTGGTGGCCTCGTTGGGAGGGCATTGCCAGAATTGGAGGAAAAACCAACACCGAACCAAAATGGGGGACCTTTGTCAACTCTGTTCTTTCTTTTCGtgtttcaattttgttttaccGATTTAAATTTTTGGGACCAAAGAAtggattttttctttatttctggtTGGTCCGGCGTAGGTTAACTGATTAAGACTTTGTGTCCTCTAGACCAACTAGGCCTAAAGGCTAAAGTTGACGGGTTGTCTCAGAAATCGTTTTCTCAGTAAATAGGATTTTGAGGctcttaacttttttttttttttttttggcttggtTTTGCAATTTTGGTCCCACTGCATAGCTAATATTTCCTCCTGATATTTAtgattttttctctgtttttgttgGCTTTAATACGTTTGAAGTTTGCTTCTTGGGGCAGTCTCTGTTGTTATATTACCTCATTTCATTTTTCTGGGATCTCTGGCCCCTGTTTTCTGGCATTTAAGTATGAGATTGTGGTTCAATGTGCTTCATCTTATTAATTACTGTCAGCACCACCTCTTGGGTCTCTGGTTTGATTTTCCTGTTGAACTGCATGTCTCTGGGTCTTGAATCTTGTTTAATATCCGCAGAAAAAATGTTGGTGAAAGTGGATACCATTCAAATATATTTTCCTGGATAGAGTTACTGTCACTGACCCATAACTTTTTTTGTCATATTCTGTTCTCTTTTttgtggttttgttttattgaaGAGGTGGTCCTAAGTTAGAGCTGCCACCCATTTGATTTTAACTGTGTTAGGTTCATTTTTTTAAGTAGGCATTACACGCGATCAAATTGGATCCTTTCTCCAAATTTGTGCATTGCTTGGTTTTAACTTAAGGTGTCTGGTGCAGACCTGCTGTTAATTCTTGTGTATTTTATGTAATATCTTAATCTACACCAACGAATGATGGAACTTAATTAGTAGGTGTGCACTTGTAGGTTCTGGATCAATTAACTATTCGGAAATTAGTTTAAAGCAGCTAGTCATGGGATGGTATATGTCTAATTTAAGCTTCTCTTTGGTAAATTATGTTAGGCGAATGCGACAAGCTTGGGGAGGTGTGGTCCAAATGTAGATACAGACCCAAGTCCTAACAATGTCAAGATGCTGGTGGGATTAGCAGAGGACATGCTCAAGCAGAAGAATGTTGAATCGGTTCTGTTTGGCGGCAAGAGGATTGGCGAGCAGAGCAATTTCGAGAAGCTAGACTGGTTCGCCGGAGAACTTGTGCTAGAACATCAGAGGAGGAGTTGCAGAATAGCTCCCACTGTTGCCTTCAAGCAAGCTGCTCCTAAAGCCACTTAAGTCAGACTGCTACCACCAAACAATACCAAAAGGTAAATACTTTCTTCTTCCATTAACATCATTCTTCCTCTGACAAACTGTTCAATCATTAACATTTTAGTACAATATTGGTTGAAATTTTCTTGTCACGTTTGGTACAATATTGTACGGTGTTAAGACTCATGTAAATATTAATTTGAATCATTTTGACTAATCAAATCGTGCATcatttttgtagtctttaagATTAAGTTGCATCTGCTACAATTACTTGTCAGAAACTTTATTCTAAACAACAAGTTTTGGTAAGGGATAGCTACGCTGTGTTTTTATTATAGCATATGCTATATTGATGCCACAAACCAATAATTGAGATGGCATTGGTGGAGAACTTACATAGCATACCAACTGTTGGTATGCTATATTATGTCCAAGACTTTTCTCCTTCAAAAATAGTGAAGATCAATTGATTAAGTATATCCGATGACACCTAGTCACGAGTTGAAAATTCTCAGTCTTCTGTTTCTCCGTGGGCTGGTTCTGTCATTTTCTCCCCACTTTATACCAACCAGTGTTCTTgttttcagacaaaaaaaaaagtgttcttATTTAAGTTtagccccaaaaaaaaaaaaaaaaaccagagatAGAGAGGTAAATAGATGATTGCTTATAGTCCCATATGTTGTCGGCCTACCGACACTGGTTCAGTGGTTCTTGAATAGATTCCAAAAGACATCTTGGTATAGGTATTTCAATGAGAGAAAATGACTAGGCAAAGGTGGGTACTGTGGTCATTTGGGAGATATCAAATCATTGCAGTCCTTCCTATAGGCATTTCCGTAGTCCGGAAAAGAGGTTCTCTTTAGTGAATGTCTGTGGCAAAGTTCATTTCTTTACACCTTCTCCTATGGAGTACCGAGTATTAGCCTTTGGCCTACAAGATCACAAATGCCTCTTTGGGTGAGTACCAAAACTTAAGTGGCTATGTGGAACTGAAACACCCATCGTTAAGTTGTTTAGATTCCTTCAAATCATCAAAGTCGGGTTTTATGTCACCCAGATCCAATAGTTGTACACATAGTGCATTTTGGTCCCTGCATTTTTAGACTAGGCAAGGGCATAAACTATAGTTCTTTGCTTAACGTAGAGCCTAGAAGGGATTGTTTTATCTTTTATGTGGTGATCATGGGGCCATGCAGATATGTTAGGTAAACCGTAGAGAATAGGATGGAGAAATTCAATACAAGCAATCTTATGCTCTAATGAAggggcctaatttttttttttttttttaatggagtGAATATACATGAAAAGCAGTTTAGAAGGTGCTGGAATGCATTTATGTGTCAGTACACTTCCCAGCTCACTTTAAACAGACAATGGGGTAAGCAGTGAAAAAAAAGCCAAAGATAAAGCTGTTAGTTATTTCCATGAAAGGTCTAGTGTATTGAAAAAGACATGTGTGAACCTTAGCTCAATACTTTGAACAGGACAGTACTATGGATTTCTGATTTTAATCGAGTATGTAGAGTACAAATTCTTACATTTATATTCTGTAAACcaaatgtgtttttttttttttttttttactatactTGTATAGCTTGAAATATAACAGTAAATTATGTGTGTCAATTGCAGATAATAGAAGCTCAttacaaaggaagaagaagaaagatggagaagaagagaggaagaaaagaaaagtatgtAAATCTTTGTGGGGATTTTTTTGCCCACCAAAGGACCATACATTGTGGGTCTCCACTCCACCTTTCAACAATGGCTATGAACCAATGTGGAGAAAAAGCATGAGAGAGGGAGTGAGAGAGAGTAAAAGCTTTTAAGGTCAAACAAACAAGAATCCAAATATTCAGGTGTGAATCTACTGCATTTCAAAttgagggtttagggttttatacCCTTTGCAGTTTTATATTTACAACTTTTCCATTTTCTGTCTTTTCATCCTAGCTTAGTCTCAAGAAACTTGAGGTGggtgggtcgtggtggtggtaGGGCTACCTTATTAAAACCCAGAATTGAAAAGTGGCCAAAGCTCTTCGTTTCTGTCTTTGGCATTTGGCCTCTATATCCCTTCAATATTTTCTCATTTTGATTATAGTAGATTTTAGTGGACAATAGTTTTTCAGAGTGAGTATCTTTTTTCAAGCAACTGACCATATCTCCTGTGTGGGTCTTCATGGCTATAGTTGTTGGAACCTTTTCATTGGgagaaattttttcttttctttttggtcatGAATTGTATGATATAGGTTTGAGGGTCCTCCTCTATTTGTAAGTTTGATGATTGAACAAAGAAAACTTCTTTTTGTACATGTTTTAGTTTTGAGTAGTGGTGGTGGGTGTTACATAGATGATGAaactttgatttgatttggtctgttttttttcttgcaCCTTTCTTCAGTGGTTGAGTTAGCTTTCACGCGATTAAAGCTTTCCTTTACCCTTATTGACTATTATAGAAAATGATCAGtgggtttgaaactttgagcaTGATCAGGCTTTTCCCATATTTTGATGATAGAACTTATACCCATGCAAGTAAAGCTTATATCTTCATGTACAAGGGTCAGCGCAGCTGCTACACATAACAATCAACATGCACTACCCTTTACCTTTTAGCATACAACTGGAAGTTTTTCTATGCACCGGCAGTGCAAATGATCTAACACTTAAAAGATAATTTTAACTCTTGGTATTTATAATTAAcattttttaataaacaaaaaatgtatttaatgcaatctagcCGTTCATTCATGTTAGTGTAAGTGCACGTCGGTGCTCTGAATCTTTAGTATATAACCAGAGTGATGCTATGGATAACCAAAATGTTCATCACCTCTACAATTTGTTACTACCATAGTGATGATCACGTATTTGCCCATATAACCGTTATATAAtgatctagaagtctcaagggCAATCTAAAATCGCTTGTACTCTTATACTTACTCGTCAGGCGTGACCAAATCTAACGGTTAATGCATTTGCTGATATGGCCGTTGTACAATAACATTGATGCTCTCAACTCCTAAGTGCAATCCAAAACTTCGTATACTCACTGGTTCACCAAATTCAACGGTTTACATCTAAGGCAGTCACATGACAAAATGGGTAGACAAGTGTCAAAATCTTAGATAGACAAAAAATTAGTACAAGtgaattagaaaagaaaaaaaaatctcttatttTGATATTATAAGAAATATAGTACTAAGCATGATTGGACCATATAGGCCCACAATTTCTACATCTTAAAgtcaatttaaaataaaattctaGAATAGAAAGAAAATCAGACTTTCATAACATTGTTACTAAATTGTGTAGACGTTTTTTGTATGCTTCAATTTGACACATCAAGTTGTAGATCTTGTTGTTCTTATTCTCAAAAGACTTTTATCATAAATAGACATTTTGGGCGaaattacacaaattcaattTTACAGTTTAAATTAGACGACTCCAAAAAATCTAAAATCATAATTATCTCAATATTTCAGAATCTAGCAACCTCAAGAAGTGtgaacatcaatcaatcaatcactcTTTTTGATTCTGTGCggcttatttatatatattttttccagCTAAATTGACCCTTATTTTGTTCTACATCATACAGAACTTTAGTTTTAGAACCTAAATATAGCTTTTTAGTTGTTTTGAGAACTATTAATCAATAGGGTTCAACTCATTTTTATGACAATGCGATAGAAGCCAACCGGTTGATTGAATGGGCAAAAGCAAACAACGAGAAACAGTGAAAAGTTGAGAGCAGAGGGTAACTagttttctcccattttatcaTCATCAAGGAATTCGAAATGCAACTAGTCAGCTTTATTTCAAAAGGATACTTATTACACGTCTCCTCGAGATCTCTTGATGTATACAAATAACATCCCTACTTGTATATGCAAGCCAAACCTAGAATGTTACAATCCTTAAACATGACTTTATTACTAAATTAACTTATCGTCTAAATTTTACTATAATATGTATGTAATAAAGTGTTTAAatacagagaaatttaaaattctaCCAACATTATTCCACATAAATCGATATTTTTAAAGATTCTCAGATGACCCACTAaaatttttggattagattcttatTACAATTTGCATATTCTCGTTATTTCATCAATCAGACTAACATTACTCCGCCTTAACCGGCTTTCTCAAACATTTGCCGATGACCCACCAAAGTTTTACCTAAACTCAATATAGAGTTActgtatataattatatatatcgtTGTCATCACATCAGAGTCACGTTGTGAGGTTGGTAGCTCTTCCCTTTTTGCATTTTTAGTAACTTAAAAGTGCATATTCCCTGCCCTATTAGGCTACATAATCTTACTAAAATCCTTTCCGGCCTATGCTATAGCTATGCACACACGAAAagtaatattttctttttttgaacaaGACACATGGAAAGTGATTAAGTGAGTAGTGATTAAAGTGAACTCACTTAATCATTTTCCATGACTCTTTTCTATGACAAACCAATGATCAAACCCTACTTAAATTCCATTTTTGGTCTTGCCCACTAGCTAGTCTTTGTTTCACTGCCTCAGAATACTTGCGATATATAAACTTAAAGTTTTAGGTTAATTTGAGATCCAACTATGGCTGAAGTAACATGAAGAATGTCCATTTTACATCCGTCGGTGGTGTTAAAAATACCCATTAACTATTTAGCCCTATGATCTAAGAATCGAAACAAGTTAGAATATCGAGGGAGGATTAGAGACTTGGACAACAATTAGTCGTTGTTTCGGAGTCATTTTGCAATTGGGTGCTGTGCTAGCTTTTTGTCACTATCTTCCTAGTCTTTTCTAATTTCCTTGTTCTTGCTTTTCTGTGTGGAATTGGTTGGTAAGCTATCTATCTAATTAGCATTATCTGatgttcttttctctttgtgcCAAACAGTGTATTGTTGCCAAACAGTGTATTGTTAGGTCACTAATCCTAAATCATGAGCTTCTTGTCTTTGTAATTTAGTGCTACCCCTCTCATGCATAATATTATCCACAACGGCTCTCTCTAGAGTTAGTGGATGGTATTGTAATGCTAATTTATAATGGAATAATTCTATGTGTCAACTATAATTTAGTCCTGTTTGCATCAATTATTAGACTCTCTAGTCTAATATATCTCATCCCAATCCACACATTGCCATATATCAGCTTAAAAGCAGTTTGTTAGCCAGCCAAATCAAATCACATATTTAGATTTAACTTGACAGGATGATGTGATGATATATATAATTCTGCTGTTTTAGTTTATCATCCTCAATTATTCTAAaacaattataaaaaaaaatcgtaTAGCATGCATTAACATCTGTATATGAAAATGAGCATGCATATGATATTGCATTTCAACTTTTGAGAATGTACGAGTTGCATTTTATACGAGAGCTAGATCAAAAACAAATGAGCAGGGTTATCGCTACTTCATCATCCAATGTTAAATTTGAAGTTCGAATCTCATTCCAAGCACCTTTATCACTAATTATCAAAAGAAGTTAAGAAATGACTAGATGATTACAATCATCTTATCATCGCAGCAACTAAATTAGCCAACCACAATAAACACGGGGTGATCATCAGCTTGAGAGAGACATCGTCCTCTTACTTACGTGTTCTAGTTGctaattgttcaagtaaattagATCActcttgtcaaaaaaaaaaaagtaaattagatcACCAAAGATATTCTAATTTGTGTCGCCTACCAAGTTCACTGCATGCGTCTACGTTTCCGTTAGCTTAACCTGAGTATTCATGCCAATTAAacaatgaatttaatcatgaaattaATAAACATTTCAAATTAATTAAGGGGCCGGGCCATTATATACCAGACGTTTTGTGAAGAGATGTGAGCATTAGAATACACATCCACCTTACGTATTGATGGAAGATTGAGATAAGCTTTGATTAAATGAAAGATATGACACAGTGATGTATCAACACAATTGGAAATTTTGAAGAGCTATCGAATCAGAACAAATATATCAGCACTATAATCATCGCGAAATGAGAAAGGCTTAATCCCACTTTGCACAGATTGTTgatcttttcaaaacaaatgaTCTTCATTTATTAAGGAAAATAAGAAACTGATGATTGTTTTTTGAAATACATATACAACTGATGTATATATCCATAAAGTTAATCGGCTCCATACACATTTTGGTTCACTCTATGCATTAATATATCAGACTATCAGTTAAGTTAACTTGGTTTGAAGGTAGAATATGACATCATAGAGTCAGTATTTCATTAATGTATCTACACATTAATACACTATAGATTATCTTGTAAGAGTTTGTGTACTTAACATTGGTTTTCTAAAGAAGCATTTCAAGATGAAAGTagaatttgttttttgtttttgtttttttgttttttgtttttttgagagGCAATATGACAGTACTTTGAGTGGCATGGTTTAGTCACCTATCTTAAACAATGTTTGAGTGGCATGGTTTAGTCATCTATCTTACACAATGTTTGGTTACCCAATTTGGTTCCGTCCACAACCACAATATTAAGGTATGAACAAAACGTTCTGAAGGAATCTACTTTAGCTTTCTTATCAATATTGTAATAGGGTTTGCTTTAGATCTCAGCATCAATCCCCTATCCGCACATTTGCGCCTTTTCTAGTAGTACTTTGTAGAACACATTAACACTTCAACCCGACCAGGTCCTTGAATTATATGGATCAAGATAATTGAAGAGAGACGACAACTCGTAAAAAACAAAATTTCGTGCTTGTCAATTCTCATGTTTATGCTTTTAATCTAATTAGGCCTGCACAAACCATTAGCTTGCATGGGTTTATGTATTGATCAAATGAGGTGGTTAAGCCGTCTATTGGGACATCCTCAAGTTAATTTGACCACAGCAAGAATCAATCGGACTGTTCCTATTATAATAGGGTAGTTGCAAACGTGCATGGAGTTGACAAGGAGTTAGAAAAGTTTGAATAGAATACTGAAGCCATAATAATTGAGACGTCATATATAGTGTTCTTTCACTTTCAGTACGTTACAGAGTTTGTTGTAAGCGCGCACTAATTTTCAGTTATTAGGTTTTTCACTGCATGACAGGAGTTGAAATGGCCAAATGGGCATGTGTGAAACATTATTCTCAAGTTTTtccaaatgaaaaatgaaagctAACTAGTGATGCTAATCGATTCCAAGCGATTGAAGAAGTATACATCGATCTCTTAATCTCAGTCTATACCATTACATCGCTTTGCTAAAAGCCTGGAATAAAGCTGTATTTAAGCTTGAGAACCCATCACATTATACATATGGCAGAAGTAAACATGTTCCTTATATAAGTGATGAAGAAACTACAATGACAGACTGCTAAGGTTTATCCAATGCCTCGTTAAAACGTTCTATGACGCAATCCCTAATTTGGTTTTGCTAGATGATAACTGAGGCTAGGGTTTCTTTTGTTTCTAACACGTCAGTCTTGTTACAGTTATTGGTGCTAACTTTTCCGTTTGTTTACTAAGCGGATTTTAGTACTTTCGTTTCCTGGGGTTTTGATTACGGTTTGGCAGGTCTCTATAAACTACATAATTGTAATCTTAATTTTGACAATTGAACTAAATTGAAAGCTTTTGCTCTTATCCATGCAACAACCTATAGCCCTATTTCTGATGCCTATGGCCTCTACAAGTGATTATGTGTGATACTAGTATatctgctatatatatatatatatatatagcagagcagagctttgaaattaaagtgagcatttagagtttagggtcactttttggtcgcatatccacatctcgaccgttcagtttttaggtactaacgtatagatcatctctgcaaattttcagccaaattgatgatcgttaaggcattgataattgccttaaagttagtacggttcaggttggacagattcagttcatccattagtttaagcgagttagatacagTAACGATAATCAAAGgtgatatatatattaatacctACAAACTcatgaacggtcgagatgtcgatatgcgaccgaaaagtgaccctaaactctaaatgcgCATTTTATTTTCAAAGTGAAGCTCCGCTCTGAATAGGATATATAAAAGCAGGATCGCACAAAGAAAAACGGCTCATGTTTGGAGCAATGAAGACTTTCGTAGTCTATTATATCTTTACATGGAGAGTTGTGCCTTGATTTGTGTCTTGGGCCTTTTTTAGGTGACTTGGGTGGTGAACCAAGACAATGTCCAATTAGCTAGTTAAACATACATTTATCTTCCAATTCCATGTAGCAGCAACACAACTACGAACTTTGTTAACAGACCGTTGCGCACCTCAAGAGACTTGAACAGCAATGAAGAGATGCATCATCTGATCCTAATGCTCTGGGAAATTGGCCAAAATGGCTGGAGGATATGAAGTATGTTACAAATTTCAGTAATCATCTACTCAATCTTGAGCTTTGTAATTATTTGGAGATTGATTGTGTAGCATTTATCTTCTTT
This portion of the Rosa chinensis cultivar Old Blush chromosome 1, RchiOBHm-V2, whole genome shotgun sequence genome encodes:
- the LOC112182400 gene encoding patatin-like protein 6 gives rise to the protein MDSTRSEMQEPSIDTDKLSYEIFSILESKFLFGYDDQKLWVPKQISPPATEPKAEAQPDQNAVIKNQRGKICILSIDGGGMRGILSGKALAYLENALKLKSGNPDARIADYFDVSAGAGVGGIFTAMLFATRDQSRPIFKADDTWRFLVDQGKRFYNNRSSSSSSSSGGFLRWFIRGGSGSGSGSTTSATAGLEKAMREAFADSSRSLTLRDTLKPVLIPCYDLSSTAPFLFSRADALETESYDFRLWEVCRATSAEPGLFEPVQMRSVNSQTSCLAVDGGLAMSNPTAAAITHVLHNKQEFPFVRGVEDLLVLSIGSGQFLEASHEYEQVKRWKAKEWARPMARISGDGSADLVDQSVAMAFGQSGSTNYVRIQANATSLGRCGPNVDTDPSPNNVKMLVGLAEDMLKQKNVESVLFGGKRIGEQSNFEKLDWFAGELVLEHQRRSCRIAPTVAFKQAAPKAT